AGTGTATCCATCATGAAAATtgacatttgaaataaaaaaccaTCATGGGCTTCACACATAGCTAATTGAGATAAGCTCCAGCAGTTTTAGTACCAGTTTACTCTTTCccatactacgactttttatgacataggttactaggactttttttatgacttttttcaacacatcatgctatgactttttttgacatgctataatataaatttttatgacacactatactataacttttttatgacattttgatgtactacactttttaattactttcatgacatattatactaagacttttttcaacatactatattatgacctttttcaacatgctatacaatgactttttatgactttttcaacacattttactatgacctttttatgactttttacaacatactgttATTgaccttttttcgacatactatactatgactttttttcaacatactatattttaactttttatttaacatactatactataaccttTTTCACAATTTAATGGCATCtatatgacatactatattaagacctttcatgaattttttgactatgacttttttttcgagCTTAGTGAGATGAGCTGCTAAAGATAAAGTCAAGATTGGATcatgccatgacttttttatgacttttttaacacaccatacaagactttttttgacacgcTATGATATAAATTTttatgacacactatactacaacttttttatgactttttgacgtACTACACTAGGActtttgttttgacatactgtaccatgacctttttatgatttttttaaattaaatactgtactatgacttttttgacaattttatggcatttatatgacatactatactttgacttttttttgtcatgctatactatgactttttttgacatactgtattaagacctttcatgactttttttgactatgactttttttcgagcTNNNNNNNNNNAGCTGCTAAAGATAAAGTCAAGATTGGATCATGCCATGACTTTTCTTATGACTCTTTCAACACACCATACTAGaccttttatgacatactataacacAAGTTTTtatgacaactatactataactttactatgacttttttgacaattttatggcatttataTGAGATACTATACTTTAAcctttttttggcatactatactattacttttttttcagcatactatattttgactttttactcaatatactatactatgaatttttgacaatTTAATGGCATCtatatgacatactatattaagacctttcatgactttttttgactatgactttttttcgagcTTAGTGAGATAAGCTGCTAAAGATAAAGTCAAGATTGGATCATGCCATGACTTTTCTTACGACTCTTTCAACACACCATACTAGaccttttatgacatactataatataagTTTTtatgacaactatactataactttttcatgacattttgacGTACTACACTAtcgactttttcatgacttttttcaacatgccatTATCTACcttttttggcatactataccattactttttttcaacatactatattttgactttttatttaaaatactatactatgatttttttgacaattttatgGCATCtatatgacatactatactttgactttttttcgtcatactatactatgactttttttgacatactatattaagacctttcatgacttttttcaacatgctatacaatgactttttatgacttttttcaacatactatattatgactttttaacatgctattctatgactttttataacttttttcaagatactatattatgacttttttcgacatgctatgcagtgactttttatgactttatcaacatattttactatgacctttttatgactttttacaacatactattaTTGACCTTTTTTCggcaaactatactatgaccttttttcaacatactatattttgactttttactcaacatactatactatgactttttgacatagtatataatgacttttttcaacatatacagtactgtgTTTTTTAAggactttttctgacatactatactatgacttttttacacattgtattatgactttttaatgacttttacatactatactatgacttttttacacaTTGTATCaggactttttaatgacttttacatactatactatgacttttttagacagactatgactatttttagacatactatattaCGTCTTGTTTGACATAAACTATGATATTGAACAACTTTTTGTCTTCAGTAAATGGTAACgataaaaacaaatcagaacCATTTCTTTAAGAGCTTCACAAATAGCTCAGTGAGATAAGATCCTTGTAATGAATTTTAGATTATAGGATGATGGTTTaattatttaacaaataaattgttattatattatttttcgacatttgactttttttcaacaaactatactaagactttttgaTGAATtaatatactgtgacttttttatgaccttttttcaacatattctattgtgactttttatgacatttttatcaaaTACAATGACCTTTTTACGgctttttcatgacattttatactataactttgttctgacatcctatactatgacctttttatgatttttttaaattaaatactatGCCATGACTTTTTGACAATTTTATGGCATCtgcatgacatactatacttttttttcgtcatactatactatgactttttctgacatactatattaagacctttcatgaatttttttgactatgactttttttcgagcTTAGTGAGATAAGCTGCTAAAGATAAAGTCAAGATTGGATCATGCTACGACTTTTTTTACGACTCTTTCAACACACCATACTAGaccttttatgacatactataatataagtttttatgacacactatactacaactttttatgactttttgacatactacactatgagtttttaataactttcaggacatattatactaagactttttttaacatactatgattttttttcaacatgctataccatgacttttttatgactttttacaacgtactattatttaccttttttcggaatactatactgtgactttttattcaacatactatactttgacttttttagacatactatgctttgactttttttttacttttatgacatactatgctaaAACGTTTCATGACATGCtttactctgacttttttctgactttttcatgactttctACATCATGACATTCTAccttctgactttttatgacatattataccatgaatttttatgacacactattctatgactttttatgacttttttttttacatactttgcTATCATTTTGTACGAATTTTTTGTCTTCAGTAATGTGAACCATAAATACAGCCCCAGACTATTGCTTTATACATAGCTCAGTGCAATAAGCTACTATCAATACATTGAACATGTCAAGGGttcactttttcaacacacatactttttttgacatacatatAGACTtctttgagactttttttttatttttgacaagttctttttccgacatactgtatatactaccCAGTAAGCACAGTAAAatgataattaaataataattaaaattaaagtcattacaaaaacatagtatagtatgacaaactatactatgtttttgtCATGACTTTTTCTTACATACCAAACCATACTTGTGAACGACTCTTTTGCCTTCTGTAATGTGAAGGATAAATTACTACTACTTTGAAGATTAGAGGTTGAGAGGTCAATTCTTCAACATATTCTTacttttctgacatactatacttcgacttctttattacttttttcgacatcctatgctatgactttttcgaacagactatgacttttcatgacatactataccatgtttttgtaatgactttaattttaattattatttaattatcatTTTGTGAGACTTTTTTGTCTTGAGTATTGTGAACCTACCGGTAGATACAACTCCAGTCAAGGCTTTACAAGCTTCCTGGATAGTTTGGTGTTCAATTCTATGACTtcttttttctgacatattatactatgactttttattgatttttttcaacatactatactatgacttttttcccaaCATACTATGAAACGTCACTAAGAGACAAAACAGCCTTACAGACATTTtacaacagattttttttaaagccatgtCTATTTGCACACCACTCACCCTCTGTACGGAATATACTGGCTTACACTTTAGCACCCCTTTGGCTCTTAAACAGAGTTACAAAAATGTTACTATATGTGATAGCCCTTGCTTCGATTATTGACccctgtatttatttatctttattatcattatctattgtttgagtttttctagtttgttttactttcattATGACTCCAACACAACTCTGTAACTATTCATTCTTTAACTCAGGCTGAAgctgcttttattgtgttaattgttgtttggtttgttttgtataTTCTCATGTGACGTCTTCCTGCTGCGTACAAATTGCCCTTCTGGGACAAAGAATAAATTGAACTGAACATTTCTATTAAGATGTAGGAGATGATGGCGCTGTTTCACTACCACCAAAAATTCAGTTTTTAGGGCTGTGGCTCCATTTACTTTGTGCAATGTGTTGCGAGAGAATAGTGTCCATCAGCAGCACACTCAAAACTCCACTGTATTCAGTATGCATACTGACTGAAATAACTATGCTTCTTTTGTCAGTTTTCCAATGTGATTACCAAACACTACCTAAAATTTAAATAATCCACAGACTGTGAACAGCTTTTTAAAACTACTTTAAATCAAACAAAGTCTCTGTGTAAAACTGCTGAAAATGTGTTGCATTTATGAGTTGTTTATTAAACTGGTCCTTTACATTTCTCTCATCACCTGTTCTAGGCTGCGGCAAGTGAAGATAGAAAAAAGGATACTTGCGGACCAGGGAAGCACACTTGTGGACTTAAACAAGGTGAGAGAGGCACATTATGGCCTCAGTTTCTGTCACAACTTGGCAAAACCTCAACAAAGTAGCTTTGAATTATTTACTGATgccttttgtttctctttttctctaaaTGTACCGACATGCGCCACCATGGACATGAATACAGATGCAAACCCTCATGTATGACATGCTGTCGGAGGTGCAGGGATGCAGGGAGGAGCtggacacacacatccacagccTGGAGAAGCATGTGGAAGAACTGAGGGAGGGCTTCAGGAGCCTGATGCCCCTCCTTTCCAACACCCTATCCACGCAAAATTCCTCCATCCGCCACCTGCTCAGGGAAAGGGAGGTGAAGACAGAAACCGCTGGTGCGAGTGTAGACAGAGGCTGAAGGTGATGAAGAGGCTCCTCAGGTGCTCCTGGATGAGTTATATGCCTATATTGCAGCTAAAATGATCATGTTGGGACATTTTTCTTACAGGAGATGGACAGATGTGTTATGtcaaattgtatttaaaaaaaaaaaaNNNNNNNNNNAGCACCACTTTCTGTAGCAGAAATTCCATCAAACCAAAATGTAGAAATTACTCATAATTTACTGCTTATGAAGACTTTTGCATCTTTCATGGGGTGACAGGAAAAAGATGTAGTAAAATAACCTCCAAGgaaacatttttcaatactaGAGACTCATTTAAGGAACatttgatttgcagtttttcttGGTGTTACATGatagtaaattaaatattttggggttttggactgttatAAATGGCCATTTGTTCTTTTGTAGACTGACTGATAATGGATTAAATGAGAATATATTCTTATGAATTATTAGAAACGGTTAGTCAACGACCAAAAAATAAACCTTGAACGTTTGTCAATAAGCAATTTCCCTCAACTTGGTAAACCCAGCCCCATCTGCCACCagtttgattttgccctgcagctcttAAAAGAgtgagcttggtctggtgatagccagactaagaTTTACCTGTAAACGCTGAACTTTATTTCTGATCACATaataaaaatttgattaattaaagTACAGTTTGGTTTTGTGCTATTAAGATGTAACCTTAAAGAACGTAACCTGTAGTACtttctaataaaaataaaatacttcttttgtttcaatgtttcagacaaagattttttttcctcaaagaaGCACAGAAACCATTCCTTTagccaaaacaacattttattaagagagacagggttGAAGGGTGGAGTTACAGCAACAACCGATCTTTTGACATGAACTGTGGAAATCCATCTACTGTCCAGTTCGTCTTCAGGTCTTGTTTCAGATCTGACCGCTGGGTCTGCCGCCATAGCAGGAGGCAGAAGGCGCTGATATCAACCAGTCCATCCCCTCCTCTCCCCTTCAGCTCCGGGGAGAACAGCTAGTGCTGCTTCCTCCTGAATGAGCACCCTGCCAGAGGAGAAAACAGTCAGACAAAAGAGAAGCCTTACAGTACAGAAACACTGCAGACAGTGCAGGCTGCTATTGTCCTACACAGTGCTGATACAGACAAGAGTCATCAGTTCCTATCATGAATGATTATGTCAACATCACCTCCCACTAAGGAGTGACACTAGCTAAGGCAACACCAGGCTCAAGTGGAAGAAAAACTGACAGAACTAATTAGGAATAAACAAGCTACACAATGCTAACTACGTCATCAGCAGCACCTGTGATACACCAAAAAGAAGCTTTATTGTTCTCAGCCTTCGAAAGGGGGGAGCCAGTGGTCTAGCTCAACCCTTCTGCAAACTGAGGTTAATCTGGCACTGGAATGAGATTGGAAGACNNNNNNNNNNCGATAGAGGAAGTCCAGTCACTTGGCAGTGCGGCCAACAATCTTCCAAAATCCAAACTGCGTGACATATGAGCATTGCTCATGCAGACATGATCCTTTTTTCAGGGTCTGAAGCATCAGGCAAATGCCATCAACTATGTAAGAAAACGTTACTTGTCACAgtggctgggcaatatggagaaaatcaaatagaACGAGATTTTCTGATCATATACCTCAATTCCAAGATTTTAGGGCtgactgttggtgctttcacaaaatgtttacaaaatgacatttttgataatCATCAGTTGGATATATAACTAAGTAGGTAAAGGGCAAAACAAAGTACagactcaatttaaaaaaataaatctgtattGCAAGAAAAGACCATGTTGCAATATCCAAATGTCTAGTCACATGTCACAATGAATAGATATATTTCCCAGCCCTACGTGTCACACTGGCTGAGATAAgtcaatggttccgtaagtaaTACTCCGTTATCAATCTCTGCCCCTGGTCTAAGTTCTGATCGTGAGCACAAAGCAGTAAGATGTATGTCTGAGGCCACTGaacaaaaggatttttttattttttaaatcgcaAACAATTCAATAAACAAAAGTATAATCACAGTAATTTCAGTCTTATGCAGATAAAGAgacaatatttttattaataaaccATTCAGTTCCTTGAAAGCCCTCTATGACATGCATGTATTGTCTATGTAATAATATTTATTGTCTAGTGCAGAGATTAGGGTCTGTCACAGAAAAAATCTGTGGTCTGATTTGGGCATCAAAATAGTACACTTATTTTTCATTCTGTTGCTGTTAAAAAAGGACCTTTTCCAAATCCTTACtacaatgaataaaatatgGCACAAATTGATGAGCCTACATTTTAAGTTCCTACAGAACATTCCATATTTCAGCAACTTTGAAGTTAGGCATATGGCCTGAatcaaggaaaaacagttaAGTATGTGATATTGTGCCGCTCAAATAAACCTGACTAAATGCTCAATTCTGTATGTTAGTAAGACCTGTGCTGCAGAGCCAGCAGTTAAACTGGGAATGTGTATTTTGCAGGTTAATACTGACCCTCTGTGAGACGTGCTTTGCCTCCAGTGGGCTGACACAGGACCGTTGAACAGCCAACACACAGCACGACTGTCTGAGCGTGGCTGAACACTGTCGTGATCTTGTAGCATCCTGGAAGAAGACAGACAAAGGCACCAGTTACAACTCTGACGAAACCCAATGTTATCACTCTCAAGATGAGTTGATTTAATACAAATTATGCCAAATGACAGTGTCTGATGAAGTAAATTTGCATGGAGATTAAACAAGCTACAGAACGCTAACTATCTAAATTGAACTAACAACTGTTATAGAGTAGATATTTGTTCTCAGCCTTCGAAAGGGGGGAGCCAGTAGTCTAGCTCATCCCATCTGCAAACTGAAGTCAATCTGGCACTGGAATGAGATTGGAAGACCACGATAGAGGAAGTCCAGTCACTTGGCAGTGCGGCCAGCACACTTCAAAATGTGTCACATGTGAACTTAATTCATTTTTCAGGATCTGAAGCATCATCCAAATGCCAACAGTCAGGTAAACTTAGAAAAAGTTACTTGTCACACTGGCTGAGATACAATAATCAATGGTTAAGAAAGTTATTTGATGTCCTGAATGAGCCACAGCAGTAAAATGGATCTTAACTGAGTTAACTGATTGGCTAATATACACAAAGTTGTGGGATCCGGATTTGaatgtgctgtttttgtttgtaggaAAACTGTACCTGGACATTTCACATCCATGAAGTAAGAGTTGGGACTCTGAACAAGACGCTTCTTCTTGtgcctcctcttctcctcatcAGGGGATGGGTGCAACAAGTCTTTTGCGAGctgcatttaataaaaaaagggggaggggTGAACAAATAATGAACCAAAAGAAAATATGATTATCAACAGTGGCTAATCATTTGAAACTAACGCTACTATAAACGACAACGCATGGGTAATCCCATTGCAATTATCTAAACACTGGTTAACGTGAAATATATTAATTGGCTTAATATAACATGCGTTAGCATTGTTTTGTCCTGCTAACTGACTGCTACGTTACTACGCAAGGCTTCTCGGCTGGCCTAGCTACATGACTTGGATTAGGTAACGCAACCTACGCACTTATATAAAGCGCAAATGACTCAGTTAACGTTTGGGGATCGGTGGTATGTTAACCCCATCATTAACAGAGATAAAATTCCGACTGCTAATGATAGTTTTTCTGGTGCATAAGCCCGTCCAGATCATCCGTTGAACTGGCTCCATGTTTGCGCTGTGTGCGCAGCCATCTTGTGTCACAATGCTCTCGCAAAACGCTCGAATGTGCACAATTATTTGTGTAAAACTGGGACCAAAACTTAGCGAAAGCATCTAAAACTGGCACCAGTCGAATCGCCAACTTCTTACGTAAATATTGAGCCGTTTGGAGATTCTCCAACACTCCATTAAATGGTAAAAATCTCATTTTACAATAGCCTGTGGATACTCACTGGCATGTTGGCGAGAAAATAGCCGCTGCCGAAAAGGAGGCATCACCGGAAGCAACGGGTTGATATCGGTGTTTCCTTTGAGCACGAGCCGGACGTGACGAAGTTCACAGGACATGGCGGCCATACTGGTGAGGTCAAAACCAAACTCCCTTCTAACTGTCTATGCCAAAAACCTCGCTCCCTACGCCCTGACCAAGCTTTTATATATCTCATCCCAAATGTCCAAATATCCAAAAAGACGATTACTATTtcgacaaaaaataaaatacaatgtttttccAATGAAAAGTGCAAATAAGTACAAATATTGAATAGTATAGCCTAACTAAAATAAGATAACTGTATGATCCCACAGTTTACAAAAGCAAAGGGAAAAACTGATTGAgtgatcaaaataaaacaagataaaaatacaaattaaatagaATAAAGCTATATAAACTAGCAAAATAGAACATAAATTATATATACTTCAATAACATAGAACAAAAGCTGCATACGCTTAATACACCTTTCACTTAAACAAAGACATACATGATGAATAGTAGGCTACAGGAAAGATTATTGCACCTAtagcaatacacacacactgtgtaccattgcaattacaaaatacaaatgtatgtaaatataaGTGCACAAGATACACTCCCCAATTTTGTGATGGCAAATCACAAAATGTAATATATCACACTCCTAATTTTTATATGATCTCCTGATTGTGTATATAGAATACacttaaatgcaaacaaacaataaacagtgaaacatgtttgtttttttctcctttcctttgaaagtg
Above is a window of Etheostoma spectabile isolate EspeVRDwgs_2016 chromosome 14, UIUC_Espe_1.0, whole genome shotgun sequence DNA encoding:
- the rps27.1 gene encoding 40S ribosomal protein S27.1 isoform X2, whose translation is MPLAKDLLHPSPDEEKRRHKKKRLVQSPNSYFMDVKCPGCYKITTVFSHAQTVVLCVGCSTVLCQPTGGKARLTEGCSFRRKQH
- the rps27.1 gene encoding 40S ribosomal protein S27.1 isoform X1, with translation MECWRISKRLNIYLAKDLLHPSPDEEKRRHKKKRLVQSPNSYFMDVKCPGCYKITTVFSHAQTVVLCVGCSTVLCQPTGGKARLTEGCSFRRKQH